A window from Leptospira meyeri encodes these proteins:
- a CDS encoding glycerophosphodiester phosphodiesterase, giving the protein MFQPRIERLKSILGNGPANIGHRGARGLAPENTLVSFLVGAESTSFFELDTMLCASGELVVIHDFTVDRTTDGEGKVSEYKYRDLAELDAGSFFDEAFEGEQIPTLSQIIQTLPETTVFDIEMKSEGNPEERKALALALVKLIRKWKLTNRIWVSSFDWDLVDLIRKEEPEVLRGLLVEKGNSLNKNYLDYEPDLILPHLSACSKEFVEGLKEKSLLVIPYTTNTEEEWNQLLAAGVAGLITDFPDQLAIYLESKT; this is encoded by the coding sequence ATGTTCCAACCAAGAATCGAAAGACTAAAATCCATTTTAGGGAATGGGCCAGCCAATATTGGACATAGGGGTGCTCGTGGCCTTGCTCCGGAAAACACACTTGTTTCCTTTCTAGTGGGAGCAGAATCTACAAGTTTTTTTGAATTGGATACCATGCTTTGTGCTTCGGGTGAACTTGTTGTCATCCATGATTTTACAGTGGATCGTACGACGGACGGTGAGGGAAAAGTCTCAGAATATAAATACCGCGATTTGGCAGAACTCGATGCGGGAAGTTTTTTTGACGAAGCTTTTGAAGGCGAACAAATCCCCACACTCTCCCAAATCATCCAAACCCTTCCCGAAACCACTGTCTTTGATATTGAAATGAAAAGCGAAGGAAATCCTGAAGAAAGGAAGGCTCTTGCCTTAGCCCTTGTAAAACTGATTCGAAAATGGAAACTAACCAATCGAATTTGGGTGAGTAGCTTTGACTGGGATCTTGTGGATCTCATTCGTAAGGAGGAACCGGAAGTGTTACGAGGGCTTCTTGTCGAAAAAGGAAATTCGCTAAACAAGAATTATTTGGACTATGAGCCGGATCTCATCCTCCCACACTTGTCTGCTTGTTCCAAAGAATTTGTAGAAGGCTTAAAAGAAAAATCTCTTCTAGTAATTCCTTATACAACCAATACAGAAGAAGAATGGAACCAGTTACTTGCTGCAGGCGTAGCTGGACTCATCACTGACTTTCCAGACCAGTTGGCAATTTATTTAGAATCCAAAACATAA